The Agromyces sp. LHK192 genome includes a window with the following:
- a CDS encoding glutamate synthase subunit beta, which yields MADPKGFLKVTERELPKRRPVPVRIMDWKEVYEQGDPTQLRRQAGRCMDCGIPFCHQGCPLGNLIPEWNDLTYRGEGRAAADRLHATNNFPEFTGRLCPAPCESSCVLGINQPAVTIKQVEVSIVDQAFGSGWVQPQPPGRLTGKTVAVVGSGPAGLAAAQQLTRAGHTVAVYERDDRIGGLLRYGIPDFKMEKKHIDQRLAQMTAEGTRFRAGVDIGVDITWEQLRARYDAVVVATGAMVPRDLPIPGRDLPGVHFAMEYLTQGNRVVAGDDVFDQITAEDKHVVVLGGGDTGADCIGTAHRQGALSVTNLAIGKQPGTIRSTSQPWPMHPTLFEVQSAHEEGGTREYLASTVEFLANEAGEVRAIRVAETEFVDGRRVPKAGTEREIPADLVLLALGFTGPETETVDPQLGLAVNARGNFERDDHYATATPGVYVAGDAGRGQSLIVWAIAEGRAAAAAVDRYLEGETRLPSPIPASARAFAV from the coding sequence GTGGCTGACCCGAAGGGCTTTCTCAAGGTCACCGAGCGGGAGCTGCCGAAGCGGCGTCCCGTGCCGGTGCGCATCATGGACTGGAAAGAGGTCTACGAGCAGGGCGACCCGACGCAACTGCGTCGTCAGGCCGGCCGCTGCATGGACTGCGGCATCCCGTTCTGCCACCAGGGTTGCCCGCTGGGCAACCTGATCCCGGAGTGGAACGACCTCACCTATCGTGGCGAAGGTCGCGCCGCGGCCGATCGCCTGCACGCGACGAACAACTTCCCGGAGTTCACCGGGCGGCTGTGCCCCGCGCCATGCGAGTCGTCGTGCGTGCTGGGCATCAACCAGCCCGCGGTGACGATCAAGCAGGTCGAGGTCTCGATCGTCGACCAGGCGTTCGGCAGCGGATGGGTCCAGCCGCAGCCCCCGGGTCGGCTGACGGGCAAGACCGTCGCCGTCGTCGGATCGGGTCCTGCGGGCCTCGCCGCGGCCCAGCAGCTCACGCGTGCGGGCCACACCGTCGCGGTGTACGAGCGCGACGACCGCATCGGCGGTCTGCTGCGGTACGGGATCCCCGACTTCAAGATGGAGAAGAAGCACATCGACCAGCGGCTCGCGCAGATGACCGCCGAAGGCACCCGCTTCCGCGCGGGTGTCGACATCGGCGTGGACATCACGTGGGAGCAGTTGCGCGCGCGCTACGACGCGGTCGTCGTCGCGACCGGCGCGATGGTGCCGCGCGACCTGCCGATCCCGGGCCGCGACCTTCCGGGCGTCCACTTCGCGATGGAGTACCTCACCCAGGGCAACCGGGTGGTCGCCGGCGACGACGTCTTCGACCAGATCACGGCAGAGGACAAGCACGTCGTCGTCCTCGGCGGCGGCGACACCGGCGCCGACTGCATCGGCACCGCGCACCGCCAGGGCGCGCTCAGCGTGACGAACCTGGCCATCGGCAAGCAGCCCGGCACGATCCGTTCGACGAGCCAGCCGTGGCCGATGCATCCGACCCTCTTCGAGGTCCAGTCGGCGCACGAGGAGGGCGGCACGCGCGAGTACCTGGCGTCGACTGTCGAGTTCCTCGCGAACGAGGCCGGCGAGGTGCGGGCCATCCGCGTCGCCGAGACGGAGTTCGTCGACGGTCGGCGCGTGCCGAAGGCCGGCACCGAGCGTGAGATCCCGGCCGACCTCGTGCTGCTCGCCCTGGGCTTCACCGGGCCGGAGACCGAGACGGTCGATCCGCAGCTCGGTCTCGCCGTGAACGCGCGGGGCAACTTCGAGCGCGACGACCACTACGCGACGGCGACCCCCGGCGTCTACGTCGCGGGCGACGCCGGGCGCGGCCAGTCCCTCATCGTCTGGGCGATCGCCGAGGGCCGGGCTGCGGCCGCGGCCGTCGACCGGTACCTTGAAGGCGAGACCCGGCTGCCGAGCCCGATTCCGGCGAGCGCGCGAGCGTTCGCCGTCTGA
- the gltB gene encoding glutamate synthase large subunit: protein MRTVHVSLTPPFSRFGTVPTAQGMYDPAAEKDACGLAMVATLRGSAGHDIITAALDALRNLEHRGAVGSDAGTGDGAGIITQIPDAFLREVAEFALPPVGQYAVGNAFLPLDPTARSAIKQQFARIAEHEGLRVLGWREVPVRPEELGALARAAMPAVQQVYVASAAERDGVHLAGIALDRLTFRLRKRAERELELYFASLSSRTMVYKGMVTTLQLEPFYPDLSDERFTSKLALVHSRYSTNTFPSWPLAQPFRMIAHNGEINTIQGNRNWMRARQSQLEADVLGDLAPLMPIVTEGASDSASFDEIVELLTLAGRSLPHAIMMMVPEAWENQAEIDADRRAFYEYHSMLMEPWDGPAAIVFTDGSLVGATLDRNGLRPGRYVVTDDGLVVLASEIGVLDIDQSKIVRKGRLQPGRMFLVDTEAGRLIEDDEIKAQLSTSAPWGEWLEGGRIRLADLPEREHIVHPPASVNRRQKTFGYTEEEVKILLTPMAKTGMEPLGAMGSDAPVAVLSERPRLLFDYFTQQFAQVTNPPLDSIREQVVTSLGTSLGPERNLLTAGPEHAKQVVLDFPVIDNDELAKIVHIDPRPGASTTRTLRGIYRVDAGPEALRARLAELCVEVDEAIAEGAAFIVLSDRDSTKDLAPIPSLLMLSAVHHHLIRSGDRMKVGIVVEAGDVREVHHVALLVGYGASAVNPYLAMETCEDLVRSGVITGVTAEQAVRNVIKALGKGVLKIMSKMGISTISSYAGAQAFEAVGLDQAFIAEFFTGTTSKLGGVGLDVVAAENLARHAAAFPVDEAVRAHERLATGGEYQWRRDGSPHLFNPDTVFRLQHSTRTRRYDIFREYTSLVDSQAEQLMTLRGMFALRTGTRPAVPIDEVESVASIVKRFSTGAMSYGSISKEAHETLAIAMNRLGAKSNTGEGGEDLDRLLDPERRSAIKQVASGRFGVTSMYLTHADDIQIKLAQGAKPGEGGQLPPTKVYPWVARTRHATAGVGLISPPPHHDIYSIEDLKQLIFDLKRANPKARIHVKLVSQSGIGAVAAGTAKALADVILVSGHDGGTGASPLNSLKHAGTPWELGLAETQQTLMLNGMRDRVVVQVDGQMKTGRDVVIGALLGAEEFGFATAPLVVEGCVMMRVCHLDTCPVGVATQNPELRKRFTGKPEFVVNFFEFIAQEVREYLAELGFRSIDEIIGRRELLDVDRAVTHWKASGLDLTPVLVGPDFSESEPRRNARAQDHELDEHFDNELIARSAMVLDDGGTIEIDLPIRNTERAVGTMLGHEVTVRHGEHGLPAGSIDVTLTGSAGQSFGAFLPNGVTLRLEGDSNDYVGKGLSGGQIIVKPTDDAGFAAERNVIAGNVIGYGATRGSMFIRGIVGERFLVRNSGATAVVEGVGDHALEYMTGGLALILGETGRNLGAGMSGGTAYVLGLREGRVNRESLTTGELELLPLGSADREIVRDLLEQHLAHTGSAVAQSLLDEGDAAFDRFTKVLPRDYAAVLRTRQVAVDEGLDPDGDVVWTRILEVTGG from the coding sequence ATGAGGACGGTTCACGTGTCGCTCACCCCACCCTTCTCGAGGTTCGGTACCGTCCCGACGGCTCAGGGCATGTACGACCCCGCCGCCGAGAAGGACGCCTGCGGCCTCGCGATGGTCGCGACCCTCCGCGGGTCGGCCGGCCACGACATCATCACCGCTGCCCTCGACGCCCTGCGCAACCTCGAGCACCGCGGTGCGGTCGGCTCGGACGCCGGCACGGGTGACGGCGCAGGCATCATCACCCAGATCCCCGACGCGTTCCTGCGCGAGGTCGCGGAGTTCGCGCTGCCGCCGGTCGGGCAGTACGCCGTCGGCAACGCCTTCCTGCCGCTCGACCCGACCGCGCGGAGCGCGATCAAGCAGCAGTTCGCGCGCATCGCCGAGCACGAGGGCCTTCGGGTCCTCGGCTGGCGCGAGGTGCCGGTACGCCCCGAGGAGCTCGGTGCGCTCGCCCGTGCCGCCATGCCCGCCGTGCAGCAGGTCTACGTCGCATCCGCCGCCGAGCGCGACGGCGTCCACCTCGCCGGCATCGCGCTCGACCGCCTCACGTTCCGGCTGCGCAAGCGCGCCGAGCGCGAGCTGGAGCTCTACTTCGCCTCGCTGTCGAGCCGCACCATGGTGTACAAGGGCATGGTCACCACGCTCCAGCTCGAGCCGTTCTATCCCGACCTCTCGGACGAGCGGTTCACGTCGAAGCTCGCCCTCGTGCACTCGCGGTACTCGACCAACACCTTCCCGTCGTGGCCGCTCGCGCAGCCGTTCCGGATGATCGCGCACAACGGCGAGATCAACACCATCCAGGGCAACCGCAACTGGATGCGCGCGCGGCAGTCGCAGCTGGAGGCCGACGTGCTCGGCGACCTCGCCCCCCTCATGCCGATCGTCACCGAGGGCGCCAGCGACTCGGCGTCCTTCGACGAGATCGTCGAACTCCTGACGCTCGCCGGCCGCAGCCTGCCGCACGCGATCATGATGATGGTGCCCGAGGCGTGGGAGAACCAGGCCGAGATCGACGCGGACCGCCGCGCGTTCTACGAGTACCACTCGATGCTCATGGAGCCGTGGGACGGCCCGGCGGCGATCGTGTTCACCGACGGTTCGCTGGTCGGTGCCACGCTCGACCGCAACGGGCTCCGCCCGGGTCGGTACGTCGTGACCGACGACGGCCTCGTCGTGCTGGCGAGCGAGATCGGCGTGCTCGACATCGACCAGTCGAAGATCGTCCGTAAGGGCCGGCTCCAGCCGGGCCGCATGTTCCTGGTCGACACGGAGGCGGGCCGCCTCATCGAGGACGACGAGATCAAGGCGCAACTGTCGACGTCGGCCCCATGGGGGGAGTGGCTCGAGGGCGGACGCATCCGGCTCGCCGACCTGCCCGAGCGCGAGCACATCGTGCATCCGCCGGCGTCGGTCAACCGCCGCCAGAAGACCTTCGGCTACACCGAGGAGGAGGTCAAGATCCTCCTCACGCCGATGGCGAAGACGGGCATGGAACCGCTCGGAGCGATGGGTTCGGATGCCCCGGTGGCGGTGCTGTCCGAACGGCCGCGGCTGCTCTTCGACTACTTCACGCAGCAGTTCGCCCAGGTCACGAACCCGCCGCTCGACTCCATCCGCGAGCAGGTCGTGACGTCGCTCGGCACCTCGCTCGGTCCCGAGCGCAACCTGCTGACCGCGGGACCCGAGCACGCGAAGCAGGTCGTGCTCGACTTCCCCGTGATCGACAACGACGAACTGGCCAAGATCGTCCACATCGATCCGCGCCCCGGCGCGAGCACGACGCGGACGCTTCGCGGCATCTACCGTGTCGACGCCGGCCCCGAGGCGCTCCGCGCCCGCTTGGCGGAGCTCTGCGTCGAGGTCGACGAGGCGATCGCCGAGGGCGCGGCCTTCATCGTGCTCTCCGACCGCGACTCGACGAAGGACCTCGCACCGATCCCGTCGCTGCTGATGCTCTCGGCGGTGCACCACCACCTGATCCGTTCGGGCGACCGCATGAAGGTCGGCATCGTCGTCGAGGCCGGCGACGTGCGCGAGGTGCACCACGTCGCGCTGCTCGTCGGGTACGGGGCATCCGCGGTCAATCCGTACCTCGCGATGGAGACCTGCGAGGACCTCGTGCGTTCGGGCGTCATCACGGGCGTCACGGCCGAGCAGGCGGTGCGCAACGTGATCAAGGCGCTCGGCAAGGGCGTGCTGAAGATCATGTCGAAGATGGGCATCTCGACCATCTCGTCGTATGCCGGCGCCCAGGCGTTCGAGGCGGTCGGACTCGACCAGGCGTTCATCGCCGAGTTCTTCACCGGTACCACGTCGAAGCTCGGCGGCGTCGGCCTCGATGTCGTCGCAGCCGAGAACCTGGCCAGGCACGCCGCCGCGTTCCCCGTCGACGAGGCCGTGCGGGCGCACGAGCGCCTGGCGACGGGCGGCGAGTACCAGTGGCGCCGCGACGGCTCGCCGCACCTGTTCAACCCGGACACGGTCTTCCGCCTGCAGCACTCGACGCGGACCCGCCGCTACGACATCTTCCGCGAGTACACCTCGCTGGTCGATTCGCAGGCCGAGCAGCTGATGACGTTGCGCGGCATGTTCGCGCTGCGCACGGGCACCCGCCCGGCCGTGCCGATCGACGAGGTCGAGTCGGTCGCCTCGATCGTGAAGCGCTTCTCGACGGGTGCGATGAGCTACGGCTCCATCTCGAAGGAGGCGCACGAGACCCTCGCGATCGCCATGAACCGGCTCGGCGCGAAGTCGAACACCGGAGAGGGCGGGGAGGACCTCGACCGTCTGCTCGACCCCGAGCGTCGCAGCGCGATCAAGCAGGTCGCGTCGGGCCGCTTCGGCGTGACGAGCATGTACCTCACGCACGCGGACGACATCCAGATCAAGCTCGCCCAGGGCGCGAAGCCCGGCGAGGGAGGGCAGCTGCCGCCGACGAAGGTGTACCCCTGGGTCGCGCGCACGCGGCACGCGACCGCCGGCGTCGGGCTCATCTCGCCGCCTCCGCACCACGACATCTACTCGATCGAGGACCTCAAGCAGCTCATCTTCGATCTGAAGCGCGCGAACCCCAAGGCGCGGATCCACGTCAAGCTCGTGAGCCAGTCGGGGATCGGCGCGGTCGCCGCCGGCACCGCGAAGGCCCTCGCCGACGTGATCCTCGTGTCGGGCCACGACGGCGGCACCGGAGCGAGCCCGCTGAACTCGCTGAAGCACGCCGGCACCCCGTGGGAGCTGGGCCTCGCCGAAACCCAGCAGACGCTCATGCTGAACGGCATGCGCGACCGCGTAGTGGTGCAGGTCGACGGTCAGATGAAGACGGGCCGCGACGTGGTGATCGGTGCCCTGCTCGGCGCCGAGGAGTTCGGATTCGCGACCGCGCCGCTCGTCGTCGAGGGCTGCGTCATGATGCGCGTGTGCCACCTCGACACCTGCCCGGTCGGCGTGGCCACGCAGAACCCCGAGTTGCGCAAGCGCTTCACCGGCAAGCCCGAGTTCGTCGTGAACTTCTTCGAGTTCATCGCGCAGGAGGTTCGCGAGTACCTCGCCGAGCTCGGGTTCCGCTCGATCGACGAGATCATCGGCCGGCGCGAACTGCTCGACGTCGACCGCGCGGTCACCCACTGGAAGGCATCGGGGCTCGACCTGACACCGGTGCTCGTCGGCCCGGACTTCTCCGAGTCGGAGCCGCGCCGCAACGCGCGCGCCCAGGACCACGAACTCGACGAGCACTTCGACAACGAACTCATCGCCCGCAGCGCGATGGTGCTCGACGACGGCGGCACGATCGAGATCGACCTGCCGATCCGAAACACCGAGCGTGCCGTGGGCACGATGCTGGGGCACGAGGTCACCGTCCGCCACGGCGAGCACGGCCTGCCCGCCGGATCGATCGACGTGACGCTCACCGGGTCGGCCGGGCAGTCGTTCGGTGCGTTCCTGCCGAACGGGGTGACGCTCCGCCTCGAGGGCGACTCGAACGACTACGTCGGCAAGGGGCTCTCGGGCGGCCAGATCATCGTGAAGCCGACGGATGACGCCGGCTTCGCCGCCGAGCGCAACGTCATCGCCGGCAACGTGATCGGATACGGCGCGACTCGCGGTTCGATGTTCATCCGCGGCATCGTGGGCGAGCGGTTCCTGGTGCGCAACTCAGGTGCCACCGCGGTCGTCGAGGGCGTGGGCGATCACGCGCTCGAGTACATGACGGGCGGCCTTGCGCTGATCCTCGGTGAGACCGGCCGCAACCTCGGTGCGGGCATGTCCGGCGGCACCGCTTACGTGCTCGGCCTCCGTGAGGGCCGGGTGAACCGGGAATCGCTCACGACGGGCGAGCTCGAGCTCCTGCCGCTCGGCAGCGCCGACCGCGAGATCGTTCGCGACCTGCTCGAGCAGCACCTCGCCCACACCGGTTCCGCGGTCGCGCAGTCGCTGCTCGACGAGGGCGACGCGGCGTTCGACCGGTTCACGAAGGTGCTGCCGCGCGACTACGCGGCGGTGCTCCGCACGCGGCAGGTCGCCGTCGACGAGGGACTCGACCCCGACGGCGATGTGGTCTGGACTCGAATCTTGGAGGTGACGGGTGGCTGA
- the lgt gene encoding prolipoprotein diacylglyceryl transferase — translation MSAPLSIPSPDPAWQVWEIPIFGWTTLNIHTYALCILLGIILAVVITSRRLTKRGAEPGVVLDIALWAVPLGIIGARLYHVLTHPDDYFAGQEWWRVFAIWEGGNAIFGSLIGGAVGVWIGCRMTGLRFWSFADALAPGLLVAQAVGRIGNWFNHELFGAPTDLPWGLEIESDNAAWPQGLEAGTLFHPTFLYELVWNLVGAAVIVLLERRFTLRWGRAFAVYLIWYGAGRAFFESIRVDPSEMFLGVRTNVWAAWAAVVLGIVILIVQRRRHTGGEPSVYVPGREWAGPDAEVDSDDSESDSDSLDDGVEGENAPGETEATSPGRSATA, via the coding sequence GTGAGCGCACCCCTGAGCATCCCGAGCCCCGACCCCGCATGGCAGGTCTGGGAGATCCCGATCTTCGGGTGGACGACGCTGAACATCCACACCTACGCGTTGTGCATCCTGCTCGGCATCATCCTCGCGGTCGTCATCACGTCTCGTCGCCTCACGAAGCGCGGCGCCGAACCCGGCGTCGTGCTCGACATCGCGTTGTGGGCGGTGCCGCTGGGCATCATCGGCGCCCGGCTGTACCACGTGCTCACCCACCCCGACGACTACTTCGCCGGACAGGAATGGTGGCGGGTCTTCGCGATCTGGGAGGGCGGCAACGCCATCTTCGGCTCTCTGATCGGCGGCGCCGTCGGCGTGTGGATCGGCTGCCGCATGACCGGGCTCCGGTTCTGGTCGTTCGCCGACGCCCTGGCGCCGGGCCTGCTCGTCGCGCAGGCGGTCGGCCGTATCGGCAACTGGTTCAACCACGAGCTGTTCGGTGCGCCCACGGACCTGCCCTGGGGCCTCGAGATCGAGTCCGACAACGCCGCCTGGCCGCAGGGCCTCGAAGCCGGCACGCTGTTCCACCCGACGTTCCTGTACGAACTGGTGTGGAACCTCGTCGGCGCCGCGGTCATCGTGCTGCTCGAGCGTCGCTTCACGCTTCGCTGGGGCCGAGCGTTCGCGGTCTACCTCATCTGGTACGGCGCCGGTCGTGCCTTCTTCGAGTCGATCCGCGTCGACCCGAGCGAGATGTTCCTGGGCGTGCGCACGAACGTGTGGGCGGCCTGGGCGGCGGTCGTCCTCGGCATCGTGATCCTCATCGTCCAGCGCCGCAGGCACACGGGCGGTGAGCCGAGCGTCTACGTACCGGGCCGTGAATGGGCCGGCCCCGACGCTGAGGTAGACTCGGACGACAGCGAGTCCGATTCCGACTCTCTCGACGACGGTGTCGAGGGCGAGAACGCACCCGGCGAGACGGAGGCCACAAGCCCCGGCCGGTCCGCTACCGCGTAA
- the trpA gene encoding tryptophan synthase subunit alpha has translation MRTVGPVIARRNDEAAGALIGYLPVGFPDLDTSVEAAVALVENGVDALELGLPYSDPVMDGPVIQAATVQALANGFRIADGFEAVRRITERVDAPVLIMTYWNPVVQYGVDRFADDLAAAGGAGLITPDLIPDEASDWLAASERTGLDRVFLAAPTSTDSRIDQAVDRSRGFVYAVSTMGITGARADVDAAARTLVGRLQAAGAPASCVGVGVSTAAQVAEVLEYAEGAIVGSALVKALADGGVAGVGDLAAELARGTR, from the coding sequence ATGAGGACCGTCGGCCCGGTCATCGCGCGGCGCAACGACGAGGCGGCCGGCGCGCTGATCGGGTACCTCCCGGTCGGATTCCCCGACCTCGACACGAGCGTCGAGGCTGCGGTGGCGCTCGTCGAGAACGGGGTCGACGCCCTCGAACTCGGTCTGCCCTACTCCGACCCCGTGATGGACGGCCCGGTCATCCAGGCCGCCACCGTGCAGGCGCTCGCGAACGGATTCCGCATCGCCGACGGCTTCGAGGCGGTGCGTCGGATCACCGAGCGCGTCGACGCACCGGTGCTGATCATGACCTACTGGAACCCCGTCGTGCAGTACGGCGTCGACCGCTTCGCCGACGACCTCGCGGCCGCCGGGGGTGCCGGCCTGATCACGCCCGATCTCATCCCCGACGAGGCATCCGACTGGCTCGCCGCCTCGGAGCGGACCGGACTCGATCGGGTGTTCCTCGCTGCCCCGACCTCGACCGACTCGCGCATCGACCAGGCCGTCGACCGGAGCCGCGGCTTCGTCTACGCCGTGTCGACGATGGGCATCACCGGCGCACGCGCCGACGTGGACGCCGCGGCGCGGACCCTCGTCGGTCGGTTGCAGGCCGCGGGTGCGCCGGCCAGCTGCGTCGGCGTCGGCGTCTCGACCGCTGCGCAGGTCGCCGAGGTGCTCGAGTACGCCGAGGGCGCGATCGTCGGTTCCGCCCTCGTGAAGGCACTCGCCGACGGCGGCGTCGCAGGCGTCGGCGACCTCGCGGCCGAGCTCGCGCGCGGCACGCGCTGA
- the trpB gene encoding tryptophan synthase subunit beta gives MALREQTGPYFGDFGGRFVPESLIAALDELGEAYTLAKLDPAFDAELKELGRSYTGRPSIITEVPRFAEHAGGARIILKREDLNHTGSHKINNVLGQALLTKRIGKRRVIAETGAGQHGVATATAAALFGLDCTIYMGEVDTERQALNVARMRLLGAEVIAVKSGSRTLKDAINDALRDWVTNVADTNYIFGTVAGPHPFPEMVRDFQKIVGEEARQQVLDLTGALPDAVTACVGGGSNAIGIFHAFLDDPGVGLYGFEAGGEGVDTPRHAATLTKGRPGVLHGARSLMLQDDDGQTIESHSISAGLDYPGVGPEHSWLASIGRAEYRPVTDAAAMDALRLLTRTEGIIPAIESAHALAGTLELGRELGSNSTILVSLSGRGDKDMDTAARWFGLYDGEEQE, from the coding sequence ATGGCCCTGCGCGAACAGACCGGCCCGTACTTCGGCGACTTCGGCGGACGATTCGTCCCTGAATCCCTGATCGCAGCCCTCGACGAGCTCGGCGAGGCGTACACGCTCGCGAAGCTCGACCCGGCCTTCGACGCCGAGCTCAAGGAGCTCGGCCGCAGCTACACCGGTCGCCCGTCGATCATCACCGAGGTGCCCAGGTTCGCCGAGCACGCCGGTGGCGCCCGCATCATCCTGAAGCGCGAGGACCTGAACCACACCGGGTCCCACAAGATCAACAACGTGCTCGGCCAGGCGCTGCTCACCAAGCGGATCGGCAAGCGCCGCGTGATCGCGGAGACGGGCGCCGGCCAGCACGGCGTCGCGACGGCGACCGCCGCGGCGCTCTTCGGGCTCGACTGCACGATCTACATGGGCGAGGTCGACACCGAGCGCCAGGCGCTGAACGTCGCCCGCATGCGGCTGCTGGGCGCCGAGGTCATCGCCGTGAAGTCGGGATCCCGCACCCTGAAGGACGCGATCAACGACGCGCTCCGCGACTGGGTCACGAACGTGGCCGACACGAACTACATCTTCGGTACCGTCGCCGGCCCCCACCCGTTCCCGGAGATGGTCCGCGATTTCCAGAAGATCGTCGGCGAGGAGGCGCGCCAGCAGGTCCTCGACCTCACGGGTGCCCTGCCGGACGCCGTCACCGCGTGCGTCGGCGGCGGCTCGAACGCGATCGGCATCTTCCACGCCTTCCTCGACGACCCGGGCGTGGGCCTGTACGGCTTCGAGGCCGGTGGAGAGGGAGTCGACACGCCGCGGCACGCCGCGACCCTCACGAAGGGTCGCCCGGGCGTGCTGCACGGTGCGCGCAGCCTCATGCTGCAGGACGACGACGGCCAGACGATCGAGTCCCACTCGATCTCGGCCGGGCTCGACTACCCCGGCGTCGGCCCCGAGCACTCCTGGCTGGCGAGCATCGGGCGGGCCGAGTACCGTCCGGTGACGGATGCCGCCGCGATGGACGCGTTGCGACTGCTCACCCGCACCGAGGGGATCATCCCGGCCATCGAGTCCGCCCATGCCCTCGCCGGCACCCTCGAGCTAGGCAGGGAGCTCGGGTCGAACTCGACCATCCTCGTGAGCCTCTCCGGCCGCGGCGACAAGGACATGGACACGGCCGCCCGCTGGTTCGGCCTCTACGACGGCGAGGAGCAGGAATGA
- the trpC gene encoding indole-3-glycerol phosphate synthase TrpC produces the protein MLSDLTANAVADARAREALRPFAEVESAALARPTAVDAIAALAPASHVKVIAEIKRSSPSRGSLAEITDPAALARTYELGGASAISVLTEGRRFGGSLDDLEAVRAAVALPVLRKDFISSEYQVFEARAAGADLVLLIVAALDDATLRRLYALIVDLGMTPLVETHSAEELDRAAALGARLIGVNARDLSTFDLDRDLFGRLVDRFPTDAIRVAESAVLSADDVAHYRRAGAHAVLVGEALVTGDPIANLSAFLAV, from the coding sequence GTGCTCTCGGACCTGACGGCGAACGCCGTCGCCGACGCCCGCGCCCGTGAGGCGCTTCGCCCGTTCGCCGAGGTCGAGTCGGCGGCCCTGGCGCGCCCGACCGCGGTCGACGCCATCGCGGCGCTGGCCCCGGCATCCCATGTGAAGGTGATCGCCGAGATCAAGCGTTCGAGCCCGTCCCGCGGGTCGCTGGCCGAGATCACCGATCCGGCCGCGCTGGCGCGCACCTACGAACTCGGCGGGGCGAGCGCCATCAGCGTCCTCACCGAGGGCCGCAGGTTCGGCGGTTCGCTCGACGACCTCGAGGCCGTGCGCGCGGCGGTCGCACTGCCGGTGCTGCGCAAGGACTTCATCTCGAGCGAGTACCAGGTCTTCGAGGCGCGCGCCGCCGGCGCCGACCTCGTGCTGCTGATCGTCGCGGCGCTCGACGATGCCACGCTCCGGCGCCTCTACGCCCTGATCGTCGACCTCGGGATGACCCCGCTCGTCGAGACGCACTCGGCCGAGGAACTCGACCGCGCGGCCGCGCTGGGCGCGCGCCTCATCGGCGTCAACGCCAGGGACCTCTCGACCTTCGACCTCGACCGCGACCTCTTCGGTCGCCTCGTCGACCGATTCCCGACCGACGCGATCCGCGTCGCCGAGTCCGCGGTGCTCTCCGCGGACGACGTCGCCCACTACCGGCGGGCCGGCGCGCACGCCGTGCTGGTCGGCGAGGCGCTCGTCACCGGCGACCCGATCGCGAACCTCTCGGCATTCCTGGCGGTGTGA
- a CDS encoding DUF6704 family protein — MSTETADPGHGHSPAAWTAVTIMLIAFSIGTVAFFFDVQWLVWASAGLLVVGLLVGWALARAGYGVGGAKTTPSSH, encoded by the coding sequence ATGAGCACTGAGACCGCAGATCCCGGCCACGGACACTCGCCCGCGGCGTGGACGGCCGTCACGATCATGCTCATCGCGTTCTCGATCGGCACCGTGGCGTTCTTCTTCGACGTGCAGTGGCTGGTCTGGGCTTCGGCCGGGCTGCTCGTGGTCGGTCTCCTCGTGGGCTGGGCCCTCGCGCGCGCCGGGTACGGCGTCGGCGGGGCCAAGACCACACCGTCCTCCCACTGA